A region from the uncultured Draconibacterium sp. genome encodes:
- a CDS encoding efflux RND transporter permease subunit, with translation MKFIINRKIFISMLFLGLTMLGYISYKQLPVELMPNAELPMLFVQVQSRIEVDPSYMENQAVIPIEGAIGTMEGIEEMQSFINNRSASIQVNFKQNVNFKYTFLKLQEKVDLVTADLDDNFIVTVNRVDLDQLTNQFMELQIRGSGGVDRVRNIVDQEITAEMENIDGIASVNVFGGKERSIEVTYNAAACEAYGITPAQIQSAISANSSNRTFTGYLHDAQKQYFVHVTAEYDKVSDIENIVVAEGPIYLKDVASVFYGVKEETSLSRVNGLDAVSMMLVSDSQANLIDLSHKVQDEILALNKKLAAKDVQIVVQTNLAETMEKNIDQIIDLALVGGLLAIFVLWMFLKNLRIVSFIALAIPISVFTAFNLFYAFNISLNSLTLVGLVLAIGMLLDNSIVVLENIYRLSGNKMAPDIAVTQGTKEVWRSIVAATLTTVTVFLPFVFSTDYMVKLLGNHVGVSIISTLLVSLFVALLLIPMAAHLLLRKKKQHNIFYEKVTTNNRIIQIYILLLKASMRVPARTIIGALVFFFLTVFIVLAISVTNLQEVEEEQFSIYVTMPTGATLDATDKVVADVESRLEDIAEKQDLTANIEAEEAILTFILREDYKDIDKRTIAEIKKDVEDRIDDISQGEVSLEAPSSSSSFRGGGGGGGRSGTQGFQQFMGIGSNQERIVIKGENFGVMKDVAEDLLYYIEDLETIRRASVNVSNNRPEVHLYFNQMLLTEYGINLQNIVSELGTFTREFTSGVNFKQGTEEYEIVIKEQLPEGVEEEENDKGIEDLRRLQVSNGQGATYDMDELADMVYAEGMASITRVNQEKQIELTYSFVDEASDSKELLEAYRLEIDDIIGSYKLPSGVAVEVIHEEDQYAEFKFLIAAAFILILMILASVFESVSTPFVLIFSIPLAAVGSFLALIFTGNSLFNANTLMGFIILIGVVVNNGIILIDFTNILRKRGFRKSRALMTAGLSRVRPILITAITTIVALFPLAMGQAEYVGAIGAPFAITVVGGLALSTLLTLIFIPTLYAGLENALDWIKSLHIGIKIGMLTVFVLGALFIYLKVDSFVWQLLDFVLLIILVPGVVAFTMTSLRQANEKVIDENEPIRIKIRKLVKVYDRDSRFVREWKSGIKIRERAGLTKDYTKWRDFSDLVWQLPLFVFVVYFTFIYLENHFWMWVLSHLVFFFVFLLRIPLNQVLINKNQSTGKTIYLKLNRWIYNVLFWVVPLVFLYIFYTEWGNLGMVIFIAIIWYLLLVFYATAEYIHKKDVNIARIQGRLGALRRGYFNMVRQIPVIGKRKKPFRALNGVSLEIKTGMFGLLGPNGAGKSTMMRIITGVLEQSYGKIWINGLDTQKYREELQGLIGYLPQAFGTYENMSAWEFLDYQAILKGIKDTKVREERLEYVLKNVHMWERRNDKIGAFSGGMKQRIGIAQILLNLPRILVVDEPTAGLDPRERIRFRNLLVELSRERIVIFSTHIIEDISSSCNQVAVINRGNLKYFGTPNEMVTMGNGFVWQFSVPAKEFDAMANKQMIVHHMRDGDSIKVRCLAKEKPAPDAVCVSPHLEDAYLCLLKDFA, from the coding sequence ATGAAATTCATCATCAATAGAAAAATATTTATCAGTATGCTGTTTTTGGGATTAACCATGCTGGGTTACATCTCGTACAAGCAGCTGCCGGTAGAACTGATGCCCAATGCCGAACTGCCCATGCTTTTTGTTCAGGTGCAGTCGCGTATCGAGGTCGATCCAAGCTATATGGAAAACCAGGCGGTTATTCCCATTGAAGGAGCCATCGGAACCATGGAAGGCATTGAAGAAATGCAATCTTTCATTAATAATCGCTCGGCCTCCATACAGGTTAATTTTAAACAGAATGTAAACTTTAAATACACCTTTTTAAAGCTACAGGAAAAGGTGGATCTGGTTACTGCCGATCTTGATGATAACTTTATTGTTACTGTTAATCGTGTTGATCTCGACCAGCTTACCAATCAGTTTATGGAGCTGCAGATTAGGGGAAGCGGCGGAGTAGACCGTGTGCGTAATATCGTTGACCAGGAAATTACAGCCGAAATGGAAAACATTGATGGTATTGCATCGGTAAATGTTTTTGGTGGAAAAGAACGGTCGATAGAAGTTACCTACAATGCAGCAGCATGCGAAGCTTATGGCATTACTCCGGCACAAATACAAAGTGCCATATCCGCTAATTCAAGCAACCGCACCTTTACGGGGTATTTACACGATGCCCAAAAGCAGTATTTTGTTCATGTTACAGCCGAGTATGATAAAGTTTCTGATATCGAAAATATTGTGGTTGCCGAAGGGCCGATTTACCTGAAAGATGTGGCCAGTGTTTTTTATGGCGTAAAGGAAGAAACATCGCTAAGCCGGGTTAACGGCCTTGATGCCGTTTCGATGATGCTGGTTAGTGATTCGCAGGCTAACCTGATCGATTTGTCGCACAAAGTGCAGGACGAAATATTGGCTCTTAATAAAAAACTGGCTGCAAAAGATGTGCAGATTGTGGTACAAACCAACCTCGCCGAAACCATGGAAAAGAATATCGATCAGATAATCGACCTGGCCCTGGTAGGAGGTTTGCTGGCTATTTTTGTACTTTGGATGTTTCTTAAAAATCTGCGCATTGTTTCGTTTATCGCACTGGCTATTCCTATTTCTGTTTTTACTGCATTTAATCTGTTTTATGCCTTCAATATCTCCTTAAACAGTTTAACATTGGTTGGACTGGTGCTGGCCATTGGTATGTTGTTGGATAACAGTATTGTTGTGCTCGAAAATATATACCGGCTTTCGGGTAATAAAATGGCGCCTGATATTGCCGTAACACAGGGAACCAAAGAGGTTTGGCGTTCAATTGTTGCTGCAACGCTTACCACTGTTACTGTTTTTCTGCCCTTTGTTTTTTCAACCGATTATATGGTTAAGCTTTTAGGAAATCATGTGGGCGTGTCAATTATTTCCACCTTGCTCGTGTCCTTGTTTGTAGCCTTGTTGCTTATTCCAATGGCAGCTCATTTGTTGTTGCGCAAAAAAAAGCAGCACAACATCTTTTACGAAAAGGTGACCACCAACAACCGCATCATTCAAATCTATATTTTACTGTTAAAAGCCAGTATGCGTGTGCCCGCCCGTACTATTATCGGTGCACTGGTTTTTTTCTTTTTAACCGTATTTATTGTACTGGCCATTAGTGTTACCAACCTGCAGGAAGTTGAAGAAGAACAATTCTCGATATACGTAACCATGCCAACCGGTGCCACACTTGATGCTACCGACAAGGTAGTTGCCGATGTGGAAAGCCGGCTTGAAGATATTGCCGAAAAGCAGGATTTAACCGCCAATATTGAGGCCGAGGAAGCCATCCTTACATTTATTCTTCGTGAGGATTATAAAGATATTGACAAGCGTACCATTGCTGAAATTAAAAAAGATGTTGAAGACCGGATTGACGATATATCGCAAGGCGAGGTAAGCCTTGAAGCTCCAAGCTCAAGTTCCAGCTTTCGTGGCGGTGGCGGCGGTGGCGGACGCTCAGGTACACAAGGGTTTCAGCAATTTATGGGAATTGGTTCAAACCAGGAGCGAATTGTTATAAAAGGCGAAAATTTTGGCGTGATGAAAGATGTTGCCGAAGATCTTTTGTACTACATTGAAGACCTGGAAACAATCAGACGCGCAAGTGTAAATGTGTCGAACAACCGCCCCGAAGTGCATCTTTACTTTAACCAGATGTTGCTTACCGAGTATGGAATAAATTTGCAAAATATTGTATCGGAGCTTGGTACCTTTACCCGCGAATTTACTTCAGGAGTGAACTTTAAACAAGGAACAGAAGAGTATGAAATTGTTATAAAAGAACAATTACCCGAAGGCGTTGAAGAAGAAGAGAACGACAAAGGTATTGAAGACTTGCGCCGCTTGCAGGTAAGTAACGGACAGGGCGCCACCTACGATATGGACGAGCTGGCCGACATGGTGTATGCCGAGGGAATGGCAAGCATAACGCGTGTAAACCAGGAGAAACAAATTGAACTTACTTACAGTTTTGTTGATGAAGCCAGCGACTCGAAAGAATTGCTTGAAGCTTACCGGCTTGAAATTGATGATATTATCGGGTCGTACAAGCTGCCATCAGGGGTTGCCGTTGAAGTAATTCACGAGGAAGACCAGTATGCCGAATTTAAGTTTCTGATTGCAGCTGCTTTTATTCTTATTTTAATGATTTTGGCCTCGGTTTTCGAATCGGTTTCAACACCATTTGTTCTTATCTTTTCAATTCCACTGGCTGCTGTTGGGTCGTTTCTGGCGCTTATTTTCACCGGAAACAGCCTGTTTAATGCCAATACCTTAATGGGTTTTATTATCCTTATTGGCGTAGTGGTTAACAACGGTATTATTCTCATCGATTTTACCAATATTCTCCGAAAACGGGGCTTCCGAAAATCAAGAGCATTAATGACCGCCGGACTCTCGCGTGTGCGACCCATTTTAATTACCGCCATAACAACTATTGTTGCCTTGTTCCCGCTGGCAATGGGGCAGGCCGAATATGTTGGTGCCATTGGTGCCCCCTTTGCCATAACCGTGGTTGGAGGCCTGGCGCTAAGTACCTTGCTAACTTTAATTTTTATTCCAACATTATATGCCGGTTTAGAGAATGCGCTCGATTGGATAAAATCGTTACACATTGGAATAAAAATAGGCATGCTAACGGTGTTTGTGCTGGGAGCCCTTTTTATTTACCTTAAGGTAGATAGCTTTGTGTGGCAATTGCTCGATTTTGTTTTGCTTATCATTCTTGTGCCAGGTGTTGTGGCCTTTACAATGACCAGTTTACGCCAAGCCAACGAAAAAGTGATTGACGAAAACGAACCCATCCGCATAAAAATACGGAAGCTGGTAAAAGTGTACGACCGCGACTCGCGTTTTGTGCGCGAATGGAAATCGGGAATAAAAATACGTGAGCGTGCCGGCTTAACTAAAGATTATACAAAGTGGCGCGACTTTTCCGACCTGGTATGGCAGCTGCCCTTGTTTGTTTTTGTGGTGTATTTCACGTTCATCTACCTCGAAAATCATTTCTGGATGTGGGTGCTGTCGCACTTGGTATTCTTTTTCGTTTTTTTACTCCGCATTCCGCTAAACCAAGTTCTAATTAATAAAAACCAAAGTACCGGTAAAACCATTTATCTGAAATTGAACAGGTGGATTTATAACGTGCTGTTTTGGGTGGTTCCCTTGGTGTTTTTATACATTTTTTACACCGAGTGGGGTAACCTGGGAATGGTAATTTTTATTGCTATCATCTGGTATTTGTTGTTGGTTTTTTATGCAACGGCCGAATATATTCATAAAAAGGATGTAAACATTGCACGAATTCAGGGGCGCTTAGGAGCATTACGGCGTGGATATTTTAATATGGTTCGGCAAATTCCGGTAATCGGCAAACGCAAAAAACCATTCAGGGCACTTAACGGTGTTTCGCTTGAAATAAAAACCGGAATGTTTGGTTTACTGGGGCCCAATGGTGCCGGTAAATCTACCATGATGCGGATTATTACCGGTGTGCTCGAACAGAGTTACGGAAAGATTTGGATTAACGGATTGGATACACAGAAATACCGCGAAGAGTTGCAGGGACTTATTGGCTATTTGCCACAGGCTTTTGGAACCTACGAAAATATGTCGGCATGGGAATTTCTTGATTACCAGGCTATACTTAAAGGTATAAAAGACACGAAAGTAAGAGAGGAGCGTCTTGAATATGTACTGAAAAATGTGCACATGTGGGAACGCAGGAACGACAAAATCGGAGCTTTTTCAGGAGGGATGAAACAACGCATCGGTATTGCCCAGATATTATTAAATCTTCCGCGAATTCTGGTGGTGGACGAACCCACGGCTGGGCTTGATCCGCGCGAGCGTATTCGTTTCAGAAACTTGTTGGTTGAGTTGAGCCGCGAACGGATTGTAATTTTCTCAACACATATTATTGAAGATATTTCGAGCTCGTGTAACCAGGTAGCGGTAATTAACCGGGGTAACCTAAAATACTTTGGTACACCAAACG
- a CDS encoding efflux RND transporter permease subunit — protein sequence MKKLTKFSVDYPVTVLMVVLGVLLLGYISYDKLGVDLFPDLNSPRIFIEVTSGERPPEEMEQQFVENIEALAIRQSDVVQVTSSSRVGSAQITVEYAWNKDMDEAFLDLQKALNTLTQNSDIDELQITQHDPNTTPIMIIGLKHNEISDMNELRKVAENYIRNELVRLEGIADVELSGQEESEIIIETDVYRLDAQGLTMDEVATRIQNFNRNVSGGQITDLGTQYIVKGVSMLQTIEDFENLIVGYKAVQSTENSNNQAGVNMAPVYLKDVAAVSVGNKEPVNIVHINGERCLGLSIYKETKYNTVKSVEQVNEALVNIQKALPGYQLIGVTNQGRFISSAIGEVQETALLGILLAVVVLFVFLRRFGTTLIVSVAIPISIVATFNLMYFNHLTINIMTLGGLALGAGMLVDNAIVVMENIFRNHENGMSVKEAAINGTAQVGGAITASTITTIIVFLPIVYLHGASGELFKDQAWTVAFSLLSSLIVAIFLIPMMYHRFYRNRKAPLKSKSVKVGGYGRFLSKVLAVKWVVILVATVTIGASVLLVQQIGTEFMPKTQTRELTVNLKLQEGTKLRRTESTVRNLENILMDYLGDNLDKIYSQAGPSSSISGDENAVFEGENTAEIKVVLKEGATISTESIVKTMDKLTADIEGMEVTFSQEESALQSILGTDEAPVVVEVRGEELDEIERVINLVKEKMLSVDGLFNVQTSIEDGAPEVEIRVDRMRAGMYNINISDVISQIQDQLEGKNAGELERSGEMQDITIKVPEKGIDEINQLIITSSDQVFRLSEIADITYGVSPKEIFRRNQNRIGKVTAQLEDGIPLDHVATNIRQQTAGIELLPDYRILVTGEEEKRQESLTNLTFALLLSIVLVYMVLASQFESLIHPFTILLTIPLAVVGSILIFFALGKTFNIMAIIGVIMLVGIAVNDSIILVDRINQLIREGVDRKQAILQAGQQRIRPIIMTSLTTILALLPLTFGFGESASLRSPMALAVVGGLITSTLLTLIVIPCVYDVLDRVRVFFVKENKTVETAN from the coding sequence ATGAAGAAATTAACAAAATTTTCAGTCGATTACCCGGTTACCGTTTTAATGGTTGTGCTTGGCGTTTTGTTGCTCGGCTACATTTCTTACGATAAGTTGGGTGTCGACCTGTTTCCCGATTTAAATTCGCCCCGGATTTTTATTGAAGTGACATCGGGAGAGCGGCCACCGGAAGAAATGGAGCAACAATTTGTTGAAAATATTGAAGCTCTCGCCATTCGCCAGTCTGACGTAGTGCAGGTAACTTCATCGTCGCGGGTGGGCTCGGCTCAAATTACTGTTGAATATGCCTGGAACAAAGATATGGACGAGGCATTTCTCGACCTGCAAAAAGCCTTAAACACCCTTACGCAAAACTCCGATATTGATGAGCTTCAGATTACCCAACACGACCCGAATACCACGCCGATAATGATTATTGGCCTAAAACACAACGAAATTTCAGACATGAATGAGCTGAGAAAAGTTGCCGAAAATTATATTCGCAACGAGCTTGTTCGCCTGGAAGGTATTGCCGATGTTGAACTATCGGGGCAGGAGGAAAGCGAAATAATTATTGAAACAGATGTTTACCGGCTTGATGCCCAGGGTTTAACAATGGACGAGGTGGCAACCCGCATTCAAAACTTTAACCGCAACGTTTCCGGTGGGCAAATTACCGATTTGGGAACCCAATACATTGTAAAAGGTGTATCGATGTTGCAAACTATTGAAGATTTTGAAAACCTTATTGTGGGTTACAAAGCGGTTCAATCTACTGAAAATTCCAACAACCAGGCCGGTGTTAATATGGCACCGGTTTATTTAAAAGATGTTGCAGCCGTTTCTGTTGGAAATAAAGAACCGGTTAACATTGTACACATTAACGGCGAGCGCTGTCTGGGACTGTCCATCTACAAAGAAACCAAATACAATACGGTAAAATCGGTTGAGCAGGTTAACGAGGCTTTGGTAAACATACAGAAAGCCTTGCCCGGTTACCAGCTAATTGGCGTAACCAACCAGGGACGCTTTATCAGCAGTGCAATTGGCGAGGTGCAGGAAACTGCCTTGTTGGGAATTCTGTTGGCCGTAGTAGTTTTATTTGTGTTTTTGCGAAGGTTCGGAACCACTTTAATTGTTAGTGTTGCTATTCCGATTTCGATTGTAGCCACATTTAACCTGATGTATTTTAACCACCTTACCATTAATATAATGACCCTTGGTGGTTTGGCGCTTGGCGCCGGAATGTTGGTTGATAATGCCATTGTGGTTATGGAAAACATCTTCAGAAACCACGAAAACGGAATGAGTGTAAAAGAAGCTGCAATAAACGGAACGGCCCAGGTTGGCGGTGCAATTACAGCCTCAACCATTACAACCATTATTGTGTTTTTACCCATTGTGTATTTGCATGGTGCATCGGGCGAGTTATTTAAAGACCAGGCCTGGACCGTAGCATTCTCGCTGCTTTCGTCGCTAATTGTCGCCATCTTTTTAATTCCAATGATGTACCATAGGTTTTACCGAAACCGAAAAGCACCATTAAAGTCAAAATCGGTAAAAGTTGGAGGCTATGGCCGGTTTCTTTCAAAAGTATTGGCTGTTAAATGGGTGGTTATATTAGTAGCTACGGTGACTATTGGTGCATCTGTTTTGCTGGTGCAGCAAATTGGTACCGAGTTTATGCCAAAAACCCAAACCCGCGAACTTACTGTGAATTTGAAGTTACAGGAAGGAACAAAATTGCGGCGAACCGAATCAACTGTTCGTAATCTTGAAAATATTTTAATGGATTACCTGGGCGACAACCTGGATAAAATTTACTCGCAGGCCGGGCCGTCAAGCAGTATTTCGGGCGACGAGAATGCCGTTTTTGAAGGAGAAAATACAGCCGAAATTAAAGTAGTTTTGAAAGAAGGAGCTACCATCTCTACCGAGAGCATTGTAAAAACAATGGATAAGTTAACAGCTGATATTGAAGGCATGGAGGTAACTTTTTCGCAAGAAGAAAGTGCGTTGCAATCTATTTTGGGAACCGATGAAGCGCCTGTTGTAGTTGAGGTGCGGGGAGAAGAGTTAGACGAAATTGAACGGGTAATAAACCTGGTCAAAGAAAAGATGTTGTCAGTTGATGGTCTTTTTAATGTACAGACATCAATTGAAGATGGTGCGCCGGAAGTTGAAATAAGGGTAGACCGCATGCGTGCCGGAATGTACAACATTAACATCAGCGATGTAATTTCTCAGATTCAAGACCAGCTGGAAGGTAAAAATGCTGGCGAGCTCGAGCGAAGCGGAGAAATGCAGGACATCACCATAAAAGTACCTGAGAAGGGAATTGATGAAATCAATCAGTTGATTATCACTTCTTCGGACCAGGTATTCAGGTTAAGCGAAATTGCAGATATAACCTATGGTGTGTCGCCAAAAGAAATCTTCAGAAGAAACCAGAACCGCATTGGAAAAGTAACAGCGCAGCTTGAAGATGGTATCCCGCTTGACCATGTTGCTACCAATATTAGGCAGCAAACGGCTGGCATTGAATTATTGCCTGATTACCGTATTTTGGTTACCGGCGAAGAAGAGAAACGCCAGGAATCGTTAACCAATCTAACCTTTGCCTTGCTGCTTTCAATTGTGCTGGTTTATATGGTGCTGGCTTCGCAGTTTGAGTCGCTTATTCATCCATTTACCATTTTATTAACCATTCCGTTGGCAGTGGTGGGCAGTATTCTCATCTTTTTTGCACTTGGGAAAACATTTAATATTATGGCCATTATTGGTGTAATTATGCTGGTGGGTATTGCCGTTAACGACTCCATAATTTTGGTAGATCGGATTAACCAACTCATTCGCGAAGGAGTAGATCGGAAACAAGCCATTTTACAGGCCGGACAACAACGTATTCGCCCAATTATAATGACCAGTTTAACCACCATTTTAGCCTTATTGCCCCTTACATTTGGCTTTGGCGAGAGTGCATCGTTGCGCTCGCCAATGGCACTGGCCGTAGTTGGAGGACTAATCACCTCAACCTTGCTTACATTAATTGTAATACCTTGTGTTTATGATGTGTTAGACCGGGTAAGGGTATTTTTTGTGAAAGAGAACAAGACTGTAGAAACAGCGAATTAA
- a CDS encoding efflux RND transporter periplasmic adaptor subunit, with protein sequence MKHIKLLFLLSVVVTVISCNNQTSSESTELAVPVSVETIKRKSIQQFVGTTGTAKAHYETALTSEIEGDYFLQVNPKTGRKFQLGDRVEKGQVIVKLENAEYLNGLSMESTKLNLEISQQEYEKQKSLYEKGGVTLLEMRNSEVSMINAQNNYESAQIQLAKMQVVAPFSGVIVELPYYTEGVKVTAGQSMVSLMSYRKMYVEINLPEKNLSEVETGQEVVVTNYTLTEDTLAGRVTELSPVISDETRTFSGKLEIDNPQLKLRPGMFVKANIITAQKDSAIVIPKDVILTGSRGKYVFIVGRNSAADDRRITTGIANQDEIEVLEGLSPNDRLIIKGFETLRDNSKVKVIL encoded by the coding sequence ATGAAACATATAAAATTACTTTTCTTGTTGAGTGTTGTTGTTACCGTTATTTCGTGTAATAATCAAACCAGTTCCGAATCAACCGAGTTGGCAGTACCGGTTTCTGTTGAAACAATAAAACGTAAAAGTATTCAGCAATTTGTAGGCACCACCGGAACGGCCAAAGCCCACTACGAAACAGCGCTTACCTCTGAAATTGAAGGCGATTACTTCCTGCAGGTTAATCCAAAAACCGGGCGTAAATTCCAACTTGGCGATCGGGTTGAAAAAGGGCAGGTAATTGTAAAACTCGAAAATGCCGAGTACCTGAATGGTTTATCTATGGAATCAACAAAATTAAACCTCGAAATTTCGCAACAGGAATACGAGAAACAAAAATCGTTGTACGAAAAGGGCGGTGTTACCTTACTCGAAATGCGAAATTCTGAAGTTTCGATGATAAATGCGCAAAATAATTATGAAAGTGCTCAGATACAGTTGGCAAAAATGCAGGTGGTAGCACCTTTTTCGGGTGTAATTGTAGAACTGCCATACTACACCGAAGGAGTTAAAGTTACCGCCGGGCAAAGTATGGTAAGTTTAATGAGCTACAGAAAAATGTACGTGGAAATTAATTTGCCTGAAAAAAACCTGTCGGAAGTTGAAACAGGACAAGAAGTGGTAGTTACCAATTACACACTTACTGAAGATACACTTGCCGGACGTGTTACTGAATTGTCGCCGGTAATCAGCGATGAAACACGCACCTTTTCAGGCAAACTTGAAATTGATAATCCGCAATTAAAGCTGCGTCCCGGAATGTTTGTTAAAGCCAATATAATTACTGCCCAAAAAGATAGCGCCATTGTTATTCCGAAAGATGTGATTCTGACAGGTTCGCGCGGGAAATATGTATTTATTGTTGGACGAAACAGCGCTGCCGACGACCGACGCATTACTACCGGCATTGCCAACCAGGATGAGATTGAGGTGCTGGAAGGGCTGAGCCCCAACGACCGTTTGATTATTAAAGGTTTTGAAACACTACGCGATAATTCGAAAGTGAAAGTGATTTTATAA
- a CDS encoding TolC family protein codes for MKTKIKRLQKITGAIVFGALLTFAAQAQEALTLDRALSIAETGSPDLKLSSLNLERFEKNLEAQRAALKSRFSLQVDPINYSNQRRFDTRVSEWYTNENFETSTLFTVSQPILITDGTISLTNQFGWSSSNSTTSSIETESEVFFNNLYLNLNQPLFTYNTLKLELKELELSLENAKIGYAMQRLNLERNVTEFFYNVYMAQMNLNIAKEELANTQKSYDIIKNKVEAGLAAREEEYQAELNLATAKSGLQNSEVTFENAKDQLKLYLGMDLFEDIMILADVSVNPVPVNLEKAIENGLSSRMELRQREIDVETSQFDLIRTKAQNEFRGDMNLRFGITGDNGDLNKIYENPTKSPSVGISFNIPIFDWGERKARIAAAEASIESQQLNLDEERKQIVVDIRQVYRNIQNQLNQIELAKQNERNAQLTYEINLERYENGDLTGMDLNLFQTQLSEQKVALSQALINYKIELLNLKIQSLYDFERNEAIIPSELYLNEDQE; via the coding sequence ATGAAAACAAAAATTAAACGCTTGCAAAAGATAACCGGTGCCATTGTTTTTGGGGCACTTCTTACTTTTGCTGCTCAGGCACAGGAAGCATTAACCCTCGACCGCGCACTGAGTATAGCCGAAACGGGTAGCCCCGATTTAAAGTTATCGTCGCTAAATCTTGAACGATTTGAGAAAAACCTTGAAGCCCAGCGCGCGGCATTAAAATCGCGTTTTTCGCTTCAGGTCGACCCCATTAACTACAGCAACCAGCGCCGGTTCGATACTCGTGTTTCAGAATGGTATACCAACGAAAACTTCGAAACCAGCACCCTTTTCACCGTTTCGCAGCCCATTTTAATAACCGATGGAACCATTTCGCTAACCAACCAGTTCGGATGGTCGAGCAGCAACTCAACCACCAGTTCAATTGAAACCGAAAGTGAAGTTTTTTTCAACAACCTTTATTTGAACTTAAACCAGCCTTTGTTTACCTACAATACCCTGAAGCTGGAACTGAAGGAACTGGAACTGAGTCTTGAAAATGCAAAAATAGGTTACGCCATGCAGCGCCTTAATCTGGAGCGCAATGTTACTGAGTTCTTTTACAATGTGTACATGGCGCAAATGAATTTAAACATTGCAAAAGAAGAATTGGCCAACACCCAAAAAAGTTACGATATAATTAAAAATAAAGTAGAAGCCGGACTGGCAGCCCGCGAGGAAGAATACCAGGCAGAACTGAACCTGGCAACTGCAAAATCGGGCCTGCAAAACAGCGAAGTAACTTTTGAAAATGCAAAAGACCAACTGAAACTATACCTCGGTATGGATTTGTTTGAAGATATTATGATTTTGGCCGATGTTAGTGTAAACCCGGTTCCTGTTAATCTGGAGAAAGCTATCGAAAATGGATTAAGCTCGAGAATGGAACTTCGCCAACGCGAAATTGATGTGGAAACCAGCCAGTTTGACCTGATTAGAACCAAGGCTCAAAACGAGTTCAGGGGAGATATGAACCTGCGTTTCGGGATAACAGGTGATAATGGTGATTTAAATAAAATCTACGAAAACCCAACTAAAAGCCCGTCGGTAGGCATTAGCTTTAATATTCCTATTTTCGACTGGGGCGAGCGAAAAGCGCGCATAGCTGCAGCCGAAGCGAGTATCGAATCGCAACAACTTAACCTCGATGAGGAGCGAAAACAAATTGTTGTGGATATCAGACAAGTGTACCGTAATATCCAGAACCAGCTAAACCAAATTGAACTGGCCAAACAAAACGAGCGAAATGCCCAGTTGACTTACGAGATTAACCTCGAGCGCTACGAAAATGGCGACCTTACCGGTATGGACCTTAACCTGTTTCAAACCCAGCTGTCGGAACAGAAAGTGGCACTCAGTCAGGCACTTATAAATTATAAAATAGAACTACTAAACCTTAAAATACAATCGCTTTACGATTTTGAAAGAAATGAAGCAATTATTCCTTCAGAATTGTACCTCAATGAAGACCAAGAATAA